The Streptomyces pactum genome contains a region encoding:
- a CDS encoding IS630 family transposase (programmed frameshift), producing MRYADGGGLTAAGRRRRESVRMQAAELFEQEIKPPEVARRLRVSLKSAYQWHQLWRDGGHEALASRGPSGSRCRLSPRCLEKLAAYLDEGPAAHGWVEDQVWTAARVATLIGRKFHVSYSVSGATRLMHRLGFSPQVPARRVAERDERAVTVWKEVTWAEVKEPGRPGGGYICFEDEAGFTRKPPRGRTWGRRGHTPVVTVSGRRSGRLSVAGLIAMRPGSRTRLCHRLRAHRAGRGKRRSMGERDFIALVDGVHQLLKAPIVLVWDRLNTHVSHAMRKLIAERAWLTVFLLPAYSPDLNPVEWVWAHIKRSLANLAVVALDRLEALVRNRLKRLQYRPGTLDGFIAGTGLTLDEPASP from the exons GTGAGATATGCGGATGGGGGCGGGCTGACCGCTGCGGGACGTCGGCGCCGGGAGTCGGTGCGGATGCAGGCGGCCGAGCTGTTCGAGCAGGAGATCAAGCCGCCGGAGGTGGCACGGCGACTGCGGGTGAGCCTGAAATCGGCCTACCAGTGGCACCAGCTGTGGCGGGACGGTGGTCATGAGGCTCTGGCCTCCCGCGGCCCGAGCGGATCCCGTTGCCGGCTGTCCCCGCGCTGTCTGGAGAAACTGGCTGCGTACCTCGATGAGGGCCCGGCCGCCCACGGCTGGGTGGAGGACCAGGTGTGGACCGCGGCGAGGGTGGCCACGCTGATCGGCCGGAAGTTCCACGTCTCCTACAGCGTCTCCGGTGCCACGAGGCTGATGCACCGGCTCGGCTTCAGCCCGCAGGTCCCCGCACGGCGGGTCGCCGAGCGCGACGAGAGGGCCGTCACCGTGTGGAAGGAGGTGACCTGGGCGGAGGTAAAAGAGCCCGGGCGGCCTG GCGGGGGCTACATCTGCTTCGAGGACGAAGCAGGGTTCACGCGGAAGCCGCCCCGGGGACGAACCTGGGGCCGGCGCGGGCACACCCCGGTCGTGACCGTCAGCGGGCGACGCTCGGGGCGGCTGTCGGTGGCCGGACTGATCGCCATGCGGCCCGGCTCCCGTACCCGGCTGTGCCACCGCCTGCGCGCCCACCGGGCGGGCAGAGGCAAACGCCGCAGCATGGGCGAGCGTGACTTCATCGCGCTCGTCGACGGCGTCCACCAGCTCCTCAAGGCACCTATCGTGCTGGTCTGGGACCGCCTCAACACCCACGTCTCTCACGCCATGCGCAAGTTGATCGCCGAGCGCGCATGGCTGACAGTGTTCCTGCTGCCCGCCTACTCACCCGACCTCAACCCCGTCGAATGGGTATGGGCACACATCAAACGCAGCCTGGCCAACCTCGCCGTCGTCGCGCTCGACCGGCTCGAAGCACTCGTCCGTAACCGACTCAAGCGCCTTCAGTACCGGCCCGGCACCCTCGACGGCTTCATAGCCGGCACCGGCCTGACTCTCGACGAACCTGCCTCACCCTGA
- a CDS encoding DUF3631 domain-containing protein yields the protein MVPDGGSGTGDRAGTGGETAEEGAALLDDLRAAIGRYVVLPSEEVLTAVTLWVAASHIQPALQHAPRLAVVGPTKGCGKSRVLDVLHETVSRPMMTVNTSPAVVFRIIGEDPPTLLVDEADTIFGPKAGDKEDLRGLLNAGHQRNRPAWRISGPEHKPTAFPTFAMAALAGIGDLPDTIMDRAVVLRMQKRKPGEKVAPFRSRHSVPELNALRDRLAAWLTPLCGTAHRLVPPMPVEDRAADTWEPLVIVADLAGGHWPAQARAACLAMTRNEVVQDEQTTLKTRLLRDIRRVFEQQGDREALRSHDLLAALIQDAEAPWAEYGTKGLNAYHLANLLRDFGISPANHRFENGRQAKAYARNQFLDAWARYCPDPAQPIPAAGETVVARRAQGKPPTPPSGTLPIGPPGGPAGPRPTR from the coding sequence GTGGTCCCCGACGGCGGATCGGGGACCGGGGACCGCGCTGGTACGGGCGGCGAGACGGCCGAAGAAGGAGCCGCGCTGCTGGATGACCTACGTGCGGCGATCGGCCGGTACGTGGTGCTGCCGAGCGAGGAGGTATTGACCGCAGTCACCCTCTGGGTGGCGGCCTCCCATATCCAGCCGGCTCTCCAGCACGCACCGCGCCTGGCGGTGGTGGGACCGACCAAGGGGTGCGGCAAGTCCCGGGTCCTGGACGTGCTCCACGAGACCGTGTCCCGGCCGATGATGACGGTGAACACCTCGCCGGCGGTGGTCTTCCGGATCATCGGCGAGGATCCGCCGACGCTGCTGGTGGACGAGGCCGACACCATCTTCGGCCCCAAGGCCGGCGACAAGGAGGACCTCCGGGGCCTGCTGAACGCCGGCCACCAGCGCAACCGCCCCGCCTGGCGGATCTCCGGCCCGGAGCACAAGCCCACCGCGTTCCCCACCTTCGCCATGGCCGCGCTGGCAGGCATCGGCGACCTGCCGGACACGATCATGGATCGCGCCGTCGTGCTCCGCATGCAGAAGCGCAAGCCCGGCGAGAAGGTCGCCCCCTTCCGCTCCCGGCACTCCGTCCCGGAACTGAACGCGCTGCGCGACCGACTGGCCGCGTGGCTGACCCCGCTGTGCGGGACAGCGCACCGGCTGGTGCCACCGATGCCGGTCGAAGACCGGGCCGCGGACACCTGGGAGCCCCTGGTGATCGTCGCCGACCTGGCCGGCGGCCACTGGCCCGCCCAGGCCCGTGCCGCCTGCCTGGCGATGACCCGGAACGAGGTGGTCCAGGACGAGCAGACGACCCTGAAGACCCGGTTGCTCCGGGACATCCGCCGCGTCTTCGAGCAGCAGGGCGACCGGGAGGCTCTGCGCAGCCACGATCTGCTCGCCGCCCTCATCCAGGACGCCGAGGCGCCCTGGGCCGAGTACGGGACGAAGGGCCTGAACGCCTACCACCTGGCCAACCTGCTGCGCGACTTCGGCATCAGCCCGGCCAACCACCGCTTCGAGAACGGCAGGCAGGCCAAGGCGTACGCCCGTAACCAGTTCCTCGACGCCTGGGCCCGCTACTGCCCCGACCCCGCCCAGCCGATCCCCGCAGCCGGCGAGACCGTGGTCGCACGTCGAGCCCAGGGCAAGCCACCGACGCCTCCGTCGGGGACGTTGCCCATCGGGCCGCCCGGTGGGCCTGCCGGCCCCAGGCCCACTCGCTGA
- a CDS encoding helix-turn-helix transcriptional regulator: MRYLTTTEVAERYRTAESTVRYWRHIQKGPRGIKIGKRVLYPEAELLRYERTLIDGQEEWGLAS, encoded by the coding sequence ATGCGATACCTGACCACCACCGAGGTCGCCGAGCGCTACCGCACGGCCGAGAGCACCGTCCGCTACTGGCGCCACATCCAGAAGGGGCCGCGCGGCATCAAGATCGGCAAGCGGGTGCTGTACCCCGAGGCGGAGCTGCTGCGCTACGAGCGCACGCTGATCGACGGCCAGGAGGAATGGGGCCTGGCCTCGTGA
- a CDS encoding helix-turn-helix transcriptional regulator codes for MAGDKPEGGEVPLLYSEGNVAARVALEREVRGWSTTELAERVTRAGIKMNQTAVWRIENGTPRRRINLDEALAFSRVFELPLEELMSPPLEGLDIDSRRLVQEAVEAFYEARDARDRLHHAVVAIADHIKAHPDSSRAIHEQCLRLMGDERDARTLSSDIEDDGHY; via the coding sequence ATGGCAGGCGACAAGCCCGAGGGTGGCGAAGTGCCACTGCTGTACAGCGAGGGGAACGTGGCCGCACGCGTCGCCCTAGAGCGCGAGGTCAGAGGGTGGAGCACGACCGAGCTGGCGGAGCGGGTGACCAGAGCCGGCATCAAGATGAACCAGACAGCGGTCTGGCGCATCGAGAACGGCACCCCCCGCCGGCGCATCAACCTCGACGAGGCCCTCGCCTTCTCCCGCGTCTTCGAGCTTCCTCTCGAAGAGCTGATGTCACCGCCCCTGGAGGGGCTCGACATCGACAGTCGACGGCTCGTCCAAGAGGCCGTCGAGGCGTTCTACGAGGCCCGAGACGCGCGCGACCGCCTCCATCACGCCGTGGTCGCCATCGCCGACCACATCAAGGCCCATCCCGACAGCTCGCGGGCGATCCACGAGCAGTGCCTCCGCCTCATGGGCGACGAGCGCGACGCTCGCACGCTCAGCAGCGACATCGAGGACGACGGCCACTACTGA
- a CDS encoding tyrosine-type recombinase/integrase has translation MANIQKRPNGKWRARYRDLDGKEHARHFDRKIDAQRWIDEVTASLVTGQYVDPRSAKKPFKDYAEEWRAIQPHRPSTAKAVAQHLRCYVYPAWEKRALGAIKPGDVQSWVTSLSTTHGLAASTSRTVFNTVNAVFRAAVRDRMIPHNPCAEAKLPSVPRKKIVPLAVEQVRTLSEEMPARYKGLVLLGAATGLRPGELFGLQLRHVDLLHATVSVEQQIQQTAKHGVYVCPPKTARSHRTVPLPRMAVDTMKAHLRDFPADGPEGWIFTAPQGGPVVYTHFMDGSWRPACAKAGIPKGTGPHALRHHYASLLIKHGESVKTVSERLGHTNAAMTLNIYTHLWPDSEERTRAAVDKAYADQSADAQPQVDEAA, from the coding sequence TTGGCCAACATCCAGAAACGCCCCAACGGCAAATGGCGTGCTCGCTACCGCGACCTCGACGGCAAGGAGCACGCCCGCCACTTCGACCGCAAGATCGACGCCCAACGGTGGATCGACGAGGTCACGGCCAGCCTGGTCACCGGTCAGTACGTCGACCCGCGGTCGGCGAAGAAACCCTTCAAGGACTACGCGGAGGAATGGCGGGCCATCCAGCCGCACCGCCCTTCCACGGCCAAGGCGGTGGCCCAGCACCTGCGCTGCTACGTCTACCCGGCTTGGGAGAAGCGGGCACTCGGCGCGATCAAGCCCGGCGACGTACAGAGCTGGGTCACCAGCCTGAGCACCACGCACGGGCTGGCCGCCAGCACCTCACGGACGGTCTTCAACACGGTCAACGCCGTCTTCCGGGCGGCCGTCCGTGACCGGATGATCCCTCACAACCCGTGCGCCGAGGCGAAGCTGCCCTCGGTGCCCCGGAAGAAGATCGTGCCGCTGGCCGTCGAGCAGGTGCGGACGCTGTCCGAGGAGATGCCCGCCCGGTACAAGGGCCTCGTGCTGCTCGGTGCGGCCACCGGGCTCCGTCCCGGCGAGTTGTTCGGCCTCCAGCTCCGGCACGTGGACCTGCTGCACGCGACCGTCTCGGTCGAGCAGCAGATCCAGCAGACCGCCAAGCACGGCGTGTACGTCTGTCCGCCCAAGACCGCTCGCTCGCACCGCACGGTCCCGCTCCCCCGCATGGCGGTGGATACGATGAAGGCCCACCTGCGGGACTTCCCCGCCGATGGGCCCGAGGGCTGGATCTTCACGGCGCCGCAGGGCGGACCCGTGGTCTACACGCACTTCATGGACGGGTCCTGGCGGCCCGCCTGTGCGAAGGCCGGCATACCGAAGGGCACCGGACCCCATGCCCTCCGGCATCACTATGCCAGCCTGCTGATCAAGCACGGCGAGTCCGTGAAGACGGTCTCTGAGCGTCTCGGCCACACCAACGCGGCCATGACGCTGAACATCTACACCCACCTGTGGCCCGACTCCGAGGAGCGGACCCGGGCCGCCGTCGACAAGGCGTATGCGGACCAGTCCGCCGATGCCCAACCCCAGGTCGACGAAGCGGCGTAG
- the ychF gene encoding redox-regulated ATPase YchF, giving the protein MSLTIGIVGLPNVGKSTLFNALTKNDVLAANYPFATIEPNVGVVGVPDPRLTKLAEIFSSEKILPATVDFVDIAGIVRGASEGEGLGNKFLANIRESDAICQVIRAFKDENVVHVDGKVSPKDDIETINTELILADLQTIEKVLPRLQKESRIKKDVAPKVKAVEEAKEILEKGDTLFAHGILQGSERAELLHDLHLLTTKPFLYVFNVDEDELTDEDFKNEQRALVAPAEAIFLNAKLESDLAELDEDEALELLQSVGQEEPGLATLAHVGFRTLGLQTYLTAGPKESRAWTIEKGATAPEAAGVIHTDFQKGFIKAEVISFDDLVATGSVAEARAKGKARMEGKDYVMQDGDVVEFRFNV; this is encoded by the coding sequence GTGTCGCTCACGATCGGAATCGTCGGTCTGCCCAATGTCGGCAAGTCGACCCTGTTCAACGCCCTGACCAAGAACGACGTGCTGGCGGCCAACTACCCGTTCGCCACGATCGAGCCCAACGTCGGCGTGGTGGGCGTGCCCGACCCCCGCCTGACGAAGCTGGCCGAGATCTTCTCCTCCGAGAAGATCCTCCCGGCCACGGTCGACTTCGTCGACATCGCGGGCATCGTGCGCGGCGCGAGCGAGGGCGAGGGCCTGGGCAACAAGTTCCTCGCCAACATCCGCGAGTCCGACGCGATCTGCCAGGTCATCCGCGCCTTCAAGGACGAGAACGTCGTCCACGTCGACGGCAAGGTCTCGCCCAAGGACGACATCGAGACGATCAACACCGAGCTGATCCTCGCCGACCTCCAGACCATCGAGAAGGTCCTCCCGCGCCTCCAGAAGGAGTCCCGGATCAAGAAGGACGTGGCGCCCAAGGTCAAGGCGGTCGAGGAGGCCAAGGAGATCCTGGAGAAGGGCGACACGCTCTTCGCACACGGCATCCTCCAGGGCAGCGAGCGCGCCGAGCTCCTCCACGACCTGCACCTGCTCACCACCAAGCCCTTCCTCTACGTCTTCAACGTCGACGAGGACGAGCTGACCGACGAGGACTTCAAGAACGAGCAGCGCGCCCTGGTCGCCCCCGCCGAGGCCATCTTCCTCAACGCCAAGCTGGAGTCGGACCTCGCCGAGCTGGACGAGGACGAGGCCCTGGAACTCCTCCAGTCCGTCGGCCAGGAGGAGCCCGGCCTCGCCACCCTCGCCCACGTCGGCTTCCGCACGCTGGGCCTGCAGACCTACCTGACCGCCGGCCCCAAGGAATCCCGCGCCTGGACCATCGAGAAGGGCGCCACCGCCCCCGAGGCCGCCGGTGTCATCCACACCGACTTCCAGAAGGGCTTCATCAAGGCCGAGGTCATCTCCTTCGACGACCTGGTCGCCACCGGCTCCGTCGCCGAGGCCCGCGCCAAGGGCAAGGCGCGCATGGAGGGCAAGGACTACGTGATGCAGGACGGGGACGTGGTGGAGTTCCGCTTCAACGTCTAA
- a CDS encoding DUF6542 domain-containing protein: protein MEQHGTRPAQYGPRRGRAPLPPQGRGAGGAAVGRPVARPAGPGAGGDPRRQAAAQPTTARPVARSGPPVVRALRALRGMPNPRLTGLGGGLFCAAVMLVLGFLDRSLFGASLTVYGVLFLPVSLLTALWVRRGDLLTAPVVVPIAFAVGLVAVADGGEGLGGRLMALVTALATEAGWLYGGTLVAGSTVIVRRVRLLRRRAAAARNRPPV, encoded by the coding sequence GTGGAGCAACACGGGACGCGACCTGCGCAGTACGGACCGCGACGGGGCCGGGCGCCGCTGCCCCCGCAGGGGCGGGGAGCGGGCGGCGCCGCGGTCGGGCGGCCCGTCGCGCGCCCGGCCGGTCCGGGCGCGGGCGGCGATCCGCGCAGGCAGGCCGCGGCACAGCCGACGACGGCACGGCCGGTGGCGCGGTCCGGTCCTCCGGTGGTGCGGGCGCTGCGGGCTTTGCGCGGGATGCCCAATCCGAGGCTCACCGGACTGGGCGGCGGCCTGTTCTGCGCGGCGGTGATGCTCGTGCTCGGCTTCCTCGACCGGTCGCTGTTCGGCGCGTCCCTCACGGTGTACGGCGTGCTGTTCCTGCCGGTGAGCCTGCTCACGGCGCTCTGGGTGCGCAGAGGCGACCTGCTGACCGCACCCGTCGTCGTGCCGATCGCCTTCGCCGTGGGCCTGGTGGCGGTCGCCGACGGCGGCGAGGGGCTGGGCGGGCGCCTGATGGCACTGGTGACCGCCCTGGCCACCGAGGCAGGCTGGCTGTACGGCGGGACCCTGGTCGCCGGGTCGACCGTGATCGTGCGCAGGGTGCGGCTGCTGCGCCGCCGGGCCGCCGCCGCCCGGAACCGTCCGCCGGTGTGA
- the ppgK gene encoding polyphosphate--glucose phosphotransferase: MQIFGVDIGGSGIKGAPVDLDRGDLAQERCKVLTPHPATPDGVAEGVKQVVEHFGWTGPVGLTFPGVVTGGAMVRTAANVDKNWVDTDARALFSERLGGLDVTVVNDADAAGVAEMHFGAGRDRKGTVVLLTFGTGIGSAVFTDGVLVPNSELGHLELDGHDAEKRASSKAKEDHDLSWEHWAHRVQRYLAHVEMLLSPELFVIGGGVSRKAHKFLHHIEGVQAEIVPAQLQNNAGIVGAAMRAAEGSGRPVAG; the protein is encoded by the coding sequence ATGCAGATCTTCGGCGTGGACATCGGCGGATCCGGGATCAAGGGCGCCCCTGTGGACCTCGACAGGGGCGACCTGGCCCAGGAGCGCTGCAAGGTACTGACCCCGCACCCTGCGACCCCCGACGGCGTGGCCGAGGGGGTGAAACAGGTCGTCGAGCACTTCGGCTGGACCGGACCGGTCGGGCTCACCTTCCCGGGCGTGGTCACGGGCGGCGCCATGGTCCGCACGGCGGCCAACGTCGACAAGAACTGGGTCGACACGGACGCGCGCGCCCTCTTCAGCGAGCGGCTCGGCGGGCTCGACGTGACGGTCGTCAACGACGCGGACGCGGCGGGCGTCGCCGAGATGCACTTCGGCGCCGGACGCGACCGCAAGGGCACGGTCGTCCTGCTCACCTTCGGCACCGGCATCGGGAGCGCGGTCTTCACCGACGGCGTCCTCGTCCCGAACAGCGAGCTGGGCCACCTGGAGCTGGACGGCCACGACGCGGAGAAGCGCGCCTCCAGCAAGGCCAAGGAGGACCACGACCTGTCCTGGGAGCACTGGGCCCACCGCGTGCAGCGCTACCTCGCCCACGTCGAGATGCTGCTCTCACCCGAGCTGTTCGTCATCGGCGGCGGGGTCAGCCGCAAGGCGCACAAGTTCCTGCACCACATCGAGGGCGTCCAGGCGGAGATCGTCCCCGCGCAGCTCCAGAACAACGCGGGGATCGTGGGCGCGGCGATGCGCGCGGCGGAGGGAAGCGGCCGGCCCGTCGCGGGCTGA
- a CDS encoding 4-hydroxy-3-methylbut-2-enyl diphosphate reductase, translated as MGAMTASPGRRVLLAAPRGYCAGVDRAVIAVEKALEQYGAPVYVRHEIVHNKYVVQTLEKKGAVFVEQTEEVPPGNIVMFSAHGVAPVVHEEAERGRLATIDATCPLVTKVHKEAVRFANDDYDILLIGHEGHEEVIGTSGEAPDHIQLVDGPEDVAKVEVRDPSKVVWLSQTTLSVDETMETVDALKDKFPQLISPPSDDICYATQNRQLAVKQMGAEAELVIVVGSRNSSNSKRLVEVAKQAGSRAAYLVDFADEIDESWLEGVTTVGVTSGASVPDVLVEQVLEWLSQRGFEDVEIVKAAEESIIFSLPKELRRDLREEATSLVAERGGSGTAGA; from the coding sequence ATGGGTGCCATGACTGCTTCGCCCGGCCGCCGTGTCCTGCTCGCCGCCCCCCGTGGCTACTGCGCGGGTGTGGACCGCGCCGTGATCGCCGTCGAGAAAGCCCTCGAGCAGTACGGGGCTCCCGTCTACGTCCGGCACGAGATCGTCCACAACAAGTACGTCGTCCAGACCCTGGAGAAGAAGGGCGCCGTCTTCGTCGAGCAGACGGAGGAGGTCCCCCCGGGGAACATCGTGATGTTCTCCGCGCACGGCGTGGCCCCCGTGGTCCACGAGGAGGCCGAGCGCGGCAGGCTCGCCACCATCGACGCCACCTGCCCGCTCGTCACCAAGGTCCACAAGGAAGCCGTCCGCTTCGCGAACGACGACTACGACATCCTCCTGATCGGTCACGAGGGCCACGAGGAGGTCATCGGCACCTCCGGCGAGGCCCCCGACCACATCCAGCTCGTCGACGGCCCCGAGGACGTCGCCAAGGTCGAGGTCCGCGACCCGTCGAAGGTGGTCTGGCTCTCCCAGACCACCCTCTCCGTCGACGAGACCATGGAGACCGTCGACGCACTGAAGGACAAGTTCCCGCAGCTCATCTCGCCGCCGAGCGACGACATCTGCTACGCCACGCAGAACCGCCAGCTCGCCGTGAAGCAGATGGGCGCCGAGGCCGAGCTGGTGATCGTCGTCGGCTCGCGCAACTCCTCCAACTCCAAGCGCCTCGTCGAGGTCGCCAAGCAGGCGGGCTCCCGCGCGGCGTACCTGGTGGACTTCGCCGACGAGATCGACGAGTCCTGGCTGGAGGGCGTCACCACGGTCGGCGTCACCTCCGGCGCCTCCGTCCCTGACGTACTGGTCGAGCAGGTTCTGGAGTGGCTGTCGCAGCGCGGCTTCGAGGACGTGGAGATCGTCAAGGCCGCCGAGGAGTCGATCATCTTCTCGCTGCCCAAGGAGCTCCGCCGCGACCTGCGCGAGGAGGCCACGTCCCTGGTGGCGGAGCGGGGCGGCTCGGGTACCGCGGGGGCGTGA
- a CDS encoding APC family permease — MSETGTAAQGAGGEHELKRSLGFRDLVVYGLLFIAPMAPVGVFGTLDAKSHGAVALVYVVATIAMAFTAFSYAQMVRVVPQAGSVFAYARAGLGNGAGFIAGWMAMLDYVLIPAVAYLFSGIAMEALVPEVSRWVWTAIAVVVTTLLNLWGVRAAARVGFLVLAMEIAVLVVFVVAAIVVLARDGAERGWLSPLSGDGTQGAFALSAVVGAVSVAVLSYLGFDAIATFAEEVTGGSAKVARALLFCLALAGVLFVAQTYLVALLEPVSSAELAAEPERQGSAFYDAVDASVGTWLHDLVAVSKAIGAAFAALAGQAAAGRLLFAMGRDRRLPKALSRTDSGVPRVALLVAAVITMVAAVWAARRDDGLDHLVSVVDVGALTAFTMLHASVVGWFAIRRGAGPVSWWRHVLIPVLGAVITVAVIVEASGTAQVVGAVWLAVGLVVLVAQARGRRSAGT; from the coding sequence ATGTCCGAGACCGGTACGGCGGCCCAGGGGGCCGGTGGGGAACACGAGCTGAAGCGCAGCCTGGGCTTCAGGGACCTGGTCGTCTACGGGCTGCTGTTCATCGCCCCCATGGCGCCGGTCGGGGTCTTCGGCACGCTGGACGCCAAGTCGCACGGGGCCGTGGCGCTCGTCTACGTCGTCGCGACGATCGCCATGGCGTTCACCGCGTTCAGCTACGCCCAGATGGTGCGGGTGGTCCCCCAGGCGGGGTCGGTGTTCGCCTACGCGCGCGCGGGGCTCGGCAACGGGGCCGGATTCATCGCCGGCTGGATGGCGATGCTGGACTACGTGCTCATCCCGGCGGTGGCGTATCTCTTCTCCGGCATCGCGATGGAGGCGCTGGTCCCCGAGGTGTCGCGGTGGGTGTGGACGGCGATCGCGGTGGTCGTCACGACCCTGCTGAACCTGTGGGGGGTGCGCGCGGCGGCCCGGGTGGGCTTCCTGGTGCTCGCCATGGAGATCGCGGTCCTGGTGGTGTTCGTGGTGGCGGCGATCGTGGTGCTCGCGCGCGACGGGGCCGAGCGCGGGTGGCTGTCGCCGCTGTCCGGGGACGGCACGCAGGGGGCGTTCGCGCTGTCCGCGGTGGTCGGCGCGGTGTCGGTGGCGGTGCTGTCGTACCTGGGCTTCGACGCGATCGCGACCTTCGCGGAGGAGGTCACCGGCGGTTCGGCGAAGGTCGCGCGGGCGCTGCTGTTCTGCCTGGCACTGGCGGGCGTGCTGTTCGTGGCGCAGACGTACCTGGTGGCGCTGCTGGAGCCGGTGTCGTCGGCGGAGCTGGCGGCGGAGCCGGAGCGGCAGGGGTCGGCGTTCTACGACGCCGTGGACGCCTCCGTGGGCACGTGGCTGCACGACCTGGTGGCGGTGAGCAAGGCGATCGGCGCGGCGTTCGCGGCGCTGGCCGGGCAGGCGGCGGCCGGGCGGCTGCTGTTCGCGATGGGCCGCGACCGGCGGCTGCCGAAGGCGCTGTCGCGGACGGACTCCGGGGTGCCTCGCGTGGCGCTGCTGGTCGCGGCCGTGATCACGATGGTGGCGGCGGTGTGGGCGGCGCGTCGGGACGACGGTCTCGACCACCTGGTCTCGGTGGTCGACGTCGGCGCGCTGACCGCGTTCACGATGCTCCACGCGAGTGTGGTGGGCTGGTTCGCGATCCGGCGCGGCGCGGGACCGGTGAGCTGGTGGCGGCATGTGTTGATCCCGGTGCTCGGGGCGGTGATCACCGTCGCGGTGATCGTGGAGGCGTCGGGGACCGCGCAGGTGGTGGGGGCGGTGTGGCTGGCGGTCGGACTGGTGGTGCTGGTGGCGCAGGCGCGCGGCAGGCGGTCCGCGGGGACGTGA
- the xseA gene encoding exodeoxyribonuclease VII large subunit, which yields MAVNSTPEAPLPVGEVSRLIGGWIDRLGGVWVEGQITQLSRRPGAGVVFLTLRDPSYDISVSVTCYRQVFDAVADVVGEGARVVVHAKPEWYAPRGQLSLRAAEIKPVGVGELLARLEQLKKALAREGLFAPERKKPLPFLPQLIGLVCGRASAAERDVLENARHRWPAVRFEVRNVPVQGVHAVPQVVQAVKELDAMDDVDVIVVARGGGSVEDLLPFSDEQLVRAVAQCRTPVVSAIGHEPDNPLLDHVADLRASTPTDAAKKVVPDVGEEYERVRQLRDRARRCVAAYVDREERGLAHALARPSIQDPHRMIDERAEQVTALLERGRRSLRHHLDRADSELTHTHARVVALSPAATLKRGYAVLQRADGHAVRDPGEVEPGETLRARVSEGDFSVRVDA from the coding sequence ATGGCTGTTAACTCGACCCCCGAAGCGCCCCTGCCCGTGGGTGAGGTGTCACGGCTGATCGGGGGCTGGATCGACCGGCTCGGCGGGGTGTGGGTCGAGGGGCAGATCACGCAGTTGTCGCGGCGGCCGGGTGCCGGTGTCGTGTTCCTGACGCTGCGCGATCCGTCGTACGACATCTCCGTGAGCGTGACCTGCTACCGGCAGGTGTTCGACGCGGTGGCGGACGTGGTGGGCGAGGGCGCGCGGGTCGTCGTGCACGCCAAGCCGGAGTGGTACGCACCGCGCGGGCAGTTGTCGCTGCGGGCCGCCGAGATCAAGCCGGTGGGCGTCGGGGAGCTGCTCGCGCGTCTGGAGCAGCTCAAGAAGGCACTCGCGCGCGAGGGGCTGTTCGCGCCGGAGCGCAAGAAGCCGCTGCCGTTCCTGCCGCAGTTGATCGGCCTGGTGTGCGGGCGGGCGTCGGCGGCCGAGCGGGACGTCCTGGAGAACGCCCGGCACCGCTGGCCCGCCGTCCGCTTCGAGGTGCGCAACGTCCCGGTGCAGGGCGTGCACGCCGTGCCGCAGGTGGTGCAGGCGGTGAAGGAGCTGGACGCGATGGACGACGTCGACGTGATCGTCGTCGCGCGGGGTGGTGGCAGCGTGGAGGATCTGCTGCCGTTCTCCGACGAGCAGTTGGTGCGGGCGGTCGCCCAGTGCCGTACGCCGGTCGTCTCCGCGATCGGGCACGAGCCGGACAATCCGCTCCTCGACCATGTCGCCGACCTGCGCGCCTCCACGCCGACCGACGCCGCGAAGAAGGTCGTACCGGACGTCGGCGAGGAGTACGAGCGGGTGCGCCAGCTCCGCGACCGTGCCCGGCGGTGTGTGGCGGCGTACGTGGACCGCGAGGAGCGGGGGCTGGCCCATGCGCTGGCCCGGCCCTCGATACAGGACCCGCACCGGATGATCGACGAGCGGGCCGAGCAGGTGACGGCCCTGCTGGAGCGGGGCCGGCGCTCGCTGCGGCACCACCTCGACCGGGCCGACTCCGAGCTGACGCACACGCACGCGCGCGTGGTGGCCCTCTCCCCCGCCGCGACCCTGAAGCGCGGGTACGCCGTGCTGCAGCGGGCCGACGGCCACGCCGTCCGGGACCCGGGCGAGGTGGAGCCGGGCGAGACGCTGCGGGCACGCGTCAGTGAGGGTGACTTCTCCGTACGAGTCGACGCATAG
- a CDS encoding exodeoxyribonuclease VII small subunit: protein MTSEVEQPTAVSEALGYEQARDELIEVVRRLEAGGTTLEESLALWERGEELAKVCRRWLDGARARLDAALAEEAEEAGARDADADR, encoded by the coding sequence ATGACCAGCGAGGTGGAGCAGCCGACGGCCGTGTCCGAGGCGCTCGGGTACGAGCAGGCGCGGGACGAGCTGATCGAGGTCGTACGGCGGCTGGAGGCCGGCGGTACGACGCTGGAGGAGTCCCTCGCCCTGTGGGAGCGGGGCGAGGAGCTGGCGAAGGTCTGCCGCCGCTGGCTGGACGGCGCCCGGGCCCGCCTGGACGCGGCGCTGGCCGAGGAGGCCGAGGAGGCCGGGGCGCGGGACGCGGACGCGGACCGCTAG